A single region of the Triticum dicoccoides isolate Atlit2015 ecotype Zavitan chromosome 2B, WEW_v2.0, whole genome shotgun sequence genome encodes:
- the LOC119362285 gene encoding anthranilate phosphoribosyltransferase, chloroplastic-like, translated as MSNCVRVEGLHAAIDIVGTGCNGADTVNISTGSTILAGAKVAKQGSMASSSACGSADVLEVLGVNIELGPEYVCVDF; from the exons ATGAGCAACTGCGTCCGTGTCGAGGGGCTGCACGCCGCCATAGACATTGTCGGCACCGGCTGCAACGGCGCGGACACTGTCAACATCTCCACCGGCTCCACCATCCTCGCCGGCGCCAAGGTGGCCAAG CAAGGGAGCATGGCGAGCTCGTCGGCCTGCGGCAGCGCCGATGTGCTTGAGGTGTTGGGTGTCAACATCGAGTTGGGACCCGAG TATGTGTGCGTCGATTTCTAA